The window AGGCATCTCACGACTGCCCCCTTCAGAAACCCTTGCCGCAAACACTGAAAACTGCTTAGTCACATTGTAGCTCTCACACTTAGTGCAAACTATGTTAGTCTCCGACATACTCACCAGTTTCTCAAACTTCGTCCCGCACTCCTCACATTTATACTCATACAACGGCATCCTTACTTCCTCCTCCCTGCAAGTTTTTCCTAAAATCTATTACCTATAACACATTACCTGAGTGGTTATTCTAACATCCTATTTATTTGAGCGTCAATACATGCAGCTTCCCTCTTATATCTCAAACCCCATCTGCACTAATTAAATGAATGTGGTACATTGCTGACAGTCATGATAAAATCGTCCATGGAAGAACTTTCCTTCGCCTTTCTCAGACTTGGCTGAATGCAGTTTAATATTTCGGCAGGAATTTGTTTAAAGACTACAGGACAGTGTAGGGGAGGGGAGGGGAGTGGCAACTTAAATGATCAAAACTAAAAGAGTCTATGACCCTCAGGAACCTGAAGATGGTGCACGTTTCCTGATTGACCGTCTATGGCCAAGAGGAATAAAGAAAGATGCACTAAATTTTAATGCATGGTTAAAAGACATTGCACCAAGTAATCAACTCCGGATATGGTTCGGGCATAAGCCTGAAAAATGGGATGAATTCCGGAAACGGTATTTTACAGAATTAGACAGCCGAACAGAGGCTGTAAGGCTACTTATAGAATCTGCATCACATAATAATGTTACGCTTCTGTATAGTGCAAAAGACAAGTCACATAATAATGCGATAGTTTTAAAAGAATATTTGGAGAAACAGGTTTGCGTGTGCCGGTGAAAAATGTAATGGAAAATCTTCGAAGCATCCTTGATTATATGGCTCACGATATATATGAAGCTTACTGTCAACCTAATCTGATAGTTACCGGTTAGATTGATAATATGAGTACGGGTTGTAACCGGTTCTTTTCAGATTCTCTACCTCTCCGGCATGAAGGCCGAAGACAAAGATGTTTTCATCACCATTCTCCTCTTTCATCTCTATGTTAGGGAGAAGCTTTTTAAGCTCAAACAGGTCTGTTATCCATTTATCACCTATACTTGCACTTATAAGCCCTGAGAGTTCCTTGTTGATCTTCCTGAGCCATACCCTCTGGCTTATCCCATCCCACCCCTTCAGAACTTTTCTTATCTCCTCTTCCATGCCGGTATTAATAAAAGGGGGCCTGTAGGTTTTGTCATTTAAAAATTAAAAACCGGACTGTTTTAGGTAGGTTTTCAAACAGTAATCAAAACCATGAATACCGGATTTGCTAAGAATGGGTTTAACCTTTGTTTGTTTGATAATGAGGCTTATAGCACCGCCACAGACCTTCAATAAATTCAGCCGCAATCTTCAACCTAAAGTTTCCTTCTCTTTGCTGATTATCCGGTATGTTTCCTTATATATGTTTTTACGGGGGCCAATAGCAATAATTTCTATCTGTTTTTTATCTGTGTTCCTATAAACTATCCTGAATTTACTAACCCGGAAACTCCATAACCCTTCGAGTTCGTCTTTAAGGTATTTACCGGAATATGGATTATTGAGGATTGTCTGCAAGGATGCCTTGATCTTCTTTTTCAGGTTCGGATGCATTCCCCTGATTAGTCCTGCTATGTCGTCAGGCATCCTGAGTTTATAGAAAGATTGTTGTTTCATATCTGACGTGAATTATTTGAATAAATCCTCAAGAGAGTACAGTTTAGCTTTATTATTTTTTAAAGCTTTAAGCCCTTTCTTTATCTCTTCCATCATCTCTGAGTCAGAACGAATAGCAGTAGTTTCTCTCATGCTCTCAAATTCAGCAGGGCTTATTAATACTGCAGCCGGGCGCCCATTCTTCGTAATCACCACCTCTTCATCAGTGGTACTGACAGCCTCCACAAGCCCGCTAAACTTCATCTTGGCTTCTGATAGCGATAATGTCTTCATAATATTGACCTCCATATAGGTTAACCAGAATCAAGGTCATGTTAGCATCCACATGTGGAATTGTCAACGTGCTTTGGGGTTGACGCGATATTGAAAATATATTGCTATACATATTCAATAAAACTGTCATCATTTTTGACTACTAAGGAGATTAAATATTATGAAGGTAAAAAGGCCTTCCTTTTGCAACAATGCTTAATTAATCGTTATCACCTTGTACTTGGTGTTATTTGCCTCTGTTGTCTCAGTAACATCGCCATTGGCATCTGCTACAGCAATGATGTTATATATGCCTGCTGCTGTGCCTGCAGGTATAGTTACACTTGTGGCCAAAGAGTTTACCGCGCCTGATGCAAGGTTGGGTACAACCCTGCTTCCGAGATATGTATCACCTGCATCATAGGTCGTGTTTGTTGACAGGTATAACTTTGTGGTTGAGGCGCCTGCTGACCCTCCGCCGCTGTTTTTGGTTGTGTCAGTTATAGAGATTGTTGCTCCTGC is drawn from Nitrospirota bacterium and contains these coding sequences:
- a CDS encoding zinc ribbon domain-containing protein, with translation MPLYEYKCEECGTKFEKLVSMSETNIVCTKCESYNVTKQFSVFAARVSEGGSREMPAENCGSCSMPSQGMCDRNQQ
- a CDS encoding DUF488 domain-containing protein, with the translated sequence MIKTKRVYDPQEPEDGARFLIDRLWPRGIKKDALNFNAWLKDIAPSNQLRIWFGHKPEKWDEFRKRYFTELDSRTEAVRLLIESASHNNVTLLYSAKDKSHNNAIVLKEYLEKQVCVCR
- a CDS encoding glycogen/starch/alpha-glucan phosphorylase, which codes for MKEENGDENIFVFGLHAGEVENLKRTGYNPYSYYQSNR
- a CDS encoding type II toxin-antitoxin system RelE/ParE family toxin is translated as MKQQSFYKLRMPDDIAGLIRGMHPNLKKKIKASLQTILNNPYSGKYLKDELEGLWSFRVSKFRIVYRNTDKKQIEIIAIGPRKNIYKETYRIISKEKETLG
- a CDS encoding type II toxin-antitoxin system Phd/YefM family antitoxin, with the translated sequence MKTLSLSEAKMKFSGLVEAVSTTDEEVVITKNGRPAAVLISPAEFESMRETTAIRSDSEMMEEIKKGLKALKNNKAKLYSLEDLFK